The following proteins come from a genomic window of Ficedula albicollis isolate OC2 unplaced genomic scaffold, FicAlb1.5 N00310, whole genome shotgun sequence:
- the LOC101816874 gene encoding UDP-glucuronosyltransferase 1-1-like: protein MAPGLSASPPLVVLLLSLLGLAAAGKLLVMHVDGSPWLSVQEVLETLKQKGHEVVVVAPEVSVHVKPSKNFEMKIYSVPFTKEEFEKDFKAYFRVVFEEGSFIERFFKVFEMTRRVTEYWIHSCEQFLKNKELMRYLEESKFDAVLTDPFLPCGAILAERLSLPAIYFYRLVPCELEFAATQCPSPPSYVPRAFSDNADSMTFFQRVMNLLYDIPDIFLCDFTTKPYSKLASEILQREVTVLSSCSGRLDFVLDYPRPLMPNIIPIGGLNCAQKKHKELPQEIRGFSNDTQCPSPPSYVPRAFSDNADSMTFLQRVMNLLYDIPDIFLCDFAFEPYSKLASEFLQREVTVLDLLRKGSLWLFRLDFVLDYPRPLMPNIIPIGGLNCAQKKHKELPQVGLV, encoded by the exons atggccccagggctcagtgcttCTCCACCACTTGtggtcctgctcctgtccctgctgggtctggctgctgctgggaagctcCTGGTGATGCACGTGGACGGGAGCCCCTGGCTCAGCGTGCAGGAAGTGCTGGAGACGCTGAAGCAGAAGGGACACGAGGTGGTTGTGGTGGCACCTGAAGTCTCCGTGCACGTCAAGCCATCAAAGAACTTTGAGATGAAAATATACTCAGTCCCCTTCACAAAGGAAGAGTTTGAGAAAGACTTCAAGGCATATTTTCGAGTTGTATTTGAAGAGGGATCATTtattgaaagattttttaaagtatttgaaatGACGAGAAGGGTAACTGAATATTGGATCCACAGCTGTGAAcagttcttaaaaaacaaagagctCATGAGGTACCTTGAGGAAAGCAAGTTTGATGCTGTCCTTACAGACCCTTTCCTACCCTGTGGGGCAATCCTGGCTGAGCGTCTTTCACTTCCTGCCATATATTTCTACCGACTAGTCCCATGTGAGTTAGAATTTGCAGCCACTCAGTGTCCGAGTCCTCCGTCCTATGTGCCCAGGGCATTTTCAGACAATGCAGACAGCATGACCTTTTTCCAGCGAGTGATGAATCTGCTCTATGACATCccagatatttttctctgtgattttaCTACTAAACCCTACTCAAAACTGGCTTCCGAGATCCTGCAGCGGGAGGTGACTGTACTGAGTTCCTGCAGCGGGAG GTTAGATTTTGTGCTTGACTATCCAAGACCCTTGATGCCAAACATCATTCCAATTGGAGGACTAAACTGTGCTCAGAAGAAGCACAAGGAGCTGCCTCAG GAAATACGAGGGTTTTCTAATGACACTCAGTGTCCGAGTCCTCCGTCCTATGTGCCCAGGGCATTTTCAGACAATGCAGACAGCATGACCTTTCTCCAGCGAGTGATGAATCTGCTCTATGACATCccagatatttttctctgtgattttgcttttgaacCCTACTCAAAACTGGCTTCTGAGTTCCTGCAGCGGGAGGTGACTGTGCTGGATCTCTTACGGAAGGGCTCTCTTTGGCTCTTCAGGTTAGATTTTGTGCTTGACTATCCAAGACCCTTGATGCCAAATATCATTCCAATTGGAGGACTAAACTGTGCTCAGAAGAAGCACAAGGAGCTGCCTCAGGTGGGTCTGGTTTAA
- the LOC101818752 gene encoding UDP-glucuronosyltransferase 1-1-like, which produces MAPGLSASPPLVVLLLSLLGLAAAGKLLVVPVDGSHWLSMREVVDMLHQKGHEVVVVAPEVSMHIKPSKNFVMKMYSVPYTKEEKEKVFNAFFQVSFEEGSFFERFLKAYKSMKGMSDLEFSSCEQLLQNKELIGYLEKSKFDAVFTDPFLPCGAILAEHLSLPSVFLLRGIPCGLDFEATQCPKPPSYVPRINTENTDHMTFLQRVKNLLYDIPSLFLCDFAFKPYSKLASKFLQREVTVLDLLRKGSVWLMRLDFVLDYPRPLMPNIIPIGGVNCAHKELPERVMNLLYDIPDIFLCDFAFEPYSKLASEFLQREVTVLDLLRKGSLWLFRLDFVLDYPRPLMPNIIPIGGLNCAQKKHKELPQGFSVIRKHEGFLMTLYCGSVM; this is translated from the exons atggccccagggctcagtgcttCTCCACCACTTGtggtcctgctcctgtccctgctgggtctggctgctgctgggaagctcCTGGTGGTGCCAGTGGACGGGAGCCACTGGCTCAGCATGCGGGAGGTGGTGGACATGCTCCATCAGAAGGGACACGAGGTGGTTGTGGTGGCACCTGAAGTCTCTATGCACATCAAGCCATCCAAGAACTTTGTGATGAAAATGTACTCAGTCCCCtacacaaaggaagaaaaggagaaagttttCAATGCATTCTTTCAGGTTTCATTTGAAGAGGGAtctttttttgaaagatttctTAAAGCGTACAAGAGCATGAAAGGAATGAGTGACTTGGAGTTCTCCAGTTGTGAACAACTCTTGCAAAACAAAGAGCTCATTGGGTACCTCGAGAAGAGCAAGTTTGATGCTGTCTTTACAGACCCTTTTCTACCCTGTGGGGCAATCCTGGCTGAGCATCTTTCACTTCCTTCTGTGTTTTTGTTACGAGGAATCCCGTGTGGTTTAGATTTTGAAGCCACTCAGTGTCCCAAGCCGCCTTCCTATGTCCCCAggataaatacagaaaatacagacCACATGACCTTTCTCCAGCGAGTGAAGAATCTGCTCTATGACATCCCAAgtctttttctctgtgattttgcttttaaaccCTATTCAAAACTGGCTTCCAAGTTCCTGCAGCGGGAGGTGACTGTGCTGGATCTCTTACGGAAGGGCTCTGTTTGGCTCATGAGGTTAGATTTTGTTCTAGACTATCCAAGACCCTTGATGCCAAACATCATTCCAATTGGAGGAGTAAACTGTGCTCACAAGGAGCTGCCTGAG CGAGTGATGAATCTGCTCTATGACATCccagatatttttctctgtgattttgcttttgaacCCTACTCAAAACTGGCTTCTGAGTTCCTGCAGCGGGAGGTGACTGTGCTGGATCTCTTACGGAAGGGCTCTCTTTGGCTCTTCAGGTTAGATTTTGTGCTTGACTATCCAAGACCCTTGATGCCAAATATCATTCCAATTGGAGGACTAAACTGTGCTCAGAAGAAGCACAAGGAGCTGCCTCAG GGGTTCTCTGTTATAAGGAAACATGAGGGTTTTCTAATGACCCTGTACTGCGGATCTGTTATGTGA
- the LOC101818948 gene encoding UDP-glucuronosyltransferase 1-1-like, which yields MLVTLLLPFLCLLSPATAGKLLVIPMEGSHWLSMKKVLVELSKRGHEIVVVAPDNKILIDSADVYELKTYPVPFTKEDMEEHIHSASARAFSQEPFLVRFWKLLGDYRKSGTMFHASCKSLLYNHELMKYIGDSHFDALLTDPVSPCGQIIALHFSIPSVFFLRLVPCALDVHAAQGPDPPSYVPRMFSENTDHMTFSERVRNFLIALSESFSCNIAYSQFEELASEFLQKPTTMTDLLSHGSVWLRRIDFVFEYPMPVMPNMVFIGGIHCGEKKKPLSQLKSDTEILRWWEALVIPMDESHWLSLHLLLVDLSQKGHQIVTMAPEVNSTLEVSAHYASKDP from the exons ATGCTGGTGACACTGCTTCTCCCCTTcctgtgcctcctgagcccgGCCActgctgggaagctgctggtgaTCCCCATGGAGGGCAGCCACTGGCTCAGCATGAAAAAAGTGCTGGTGGAGCTGAGCAAGAGAGGGCACGAAATCGTGGTCGTCGCACCGGACAACAAAATCCTGATCGATTCCGCAGATGTCTATGAACTAAAAACCTACCCTGTGCCATTCACGAAGGAGGACATGGAAGAACACATACACTCTGCTAGTGCAAGAGCTTTCAGCCAAGAACCTTTCTTGGTGAGATTCTGGAAGCTTTTGGGAGATTATCGGAAGAGCGGGACTATGTTTCATGCTTCCTGCAAGTCCTTGCTGTACAACCACGAGCTGATGAAGTACATCGGAGACAGTCACTTCGATGCCCTACTCACGGATCCCGTGTCACCTTGTGGGCAGATCATTGCCCTGCACTTCTCCATccccagtgttttctttctgcgGCTGGTCCCGTGTGCCTTAGATGTTCACGCAGCTCAGGGCCCGGACCCGCCGTCCTATGTCCCACGCATGTTCTCGGAAAACACGGACCACATGACCTTCTCTGAGAGGGTGAGGAACTTCCTGATTGCTCTTTCTGAGTCCTTCAGCTGCAATATTGCCTATTCTCAATTTGAAGAGCTGGCCTCAGAGTTCCTCCAAAAACCGACGACAATGACGGATCTTTTAAGTCATGGATCCGTCTGGCTGAGGAGAATTGACTTTGTCTTTGAGTATCCCATGCCTGTCATGCCCAACATGGTTTTCATTGGAGGCATCCACTGTGGAGAGAAGAAGAAGCCATTATCTCAG CTGAAATCAGACACAGAAATTCTCAG GTGGTGGGAAGCGCTGGTGATCCCCATGGATGAGAGTCACTGGCTTAGCCTGCACTTGCTGCTGGTGGACCTGAGCCAGAAAGGCCACCAAATTGTCACCATGGCACCAGAAGTGAACTCGACTCTGGAGGTGTCTGCGCATTATGCCTCAAAAG ACCCTTAG